DNA from Dehalococcoidales bacterium:
CACGTTTTGTGGTACTGCCGGTACAGGTAGATTCCAGGCACGCCAAGAGCCAGGACAAAAAGGAGAGAGTGGCTGAATATCCGGCCGTTGCTGAAAGTTTCCCTGAAGAATACCTGCCCTACAGGTTTATCGATGATGTCCGGGAGAAGGCTTCCCACCAGGATAAACCTTATGTCCGCGTATCTCCTCAGAGCATGAAACCACGATACTCCGGGGGCCGACGATTCGACTCCGGCTGTTGCTGTCTGACGGTGCTCCGTGACCGACCCGTCATCCACTTCTACCACCTTGTTGGAAAACGGCCGACGTGGCACCAGGTTGGCCAGCAGCGTCGCGGTACCCAGCGTGATTCCGATATGTGCAAACGGTAACATTATACTTCTCTTGAATAATAGCAGACAGTACAGTACCCAGCAATTGAAACCGTTTTCCCAGGTCTCCAAGAATGCACCTGAACTCACTACCGGGCCGTGAAGAGGCATAACCGAATCAATCTGAGGAATTCTGCATGGAGATTGACACCGCAGAAGACCTTGAGACGGCGAGAAGCCTGGACCTGCACCGGGAACCGGATGAGGTCTGACCTTTCTCATCAAGTTTACCGGTAGACACTCACGAATAAAGCCCGCGGAACTCTGCCCTTCGGGTTATTAGATTGACTGGCAAATGGTCTTCTGCCTGTCCATCAATACGAACCGTATCCAAGTAGTGAAGTAGGGGAGTGATGCGGCAATCTCGTTCTACCTCAGAGATTGCTTCGCTCCGCTCGCAATGGCATGTGTGGTCGAGGTCACTACAGGGACCACGCCAATACATTGACAACCGGATACGGTAACGATATTATCAAACGATATTATCATCGGAAGGGAGAATCCTGGTGACGAACGTAATCGAAGTCGAACATCTCAGAAAGACCTACGGTCAGACCGTAGCCGTAGACGATGTCTCCTTCCAGGTCAACGAGGGTGAGATATTCGGTCTACTCGGTCCAAATGGCGCCGGGAAGACGACGACTGTCGAGTCCCTACAAGGCCTGCGACGGCCTGATTCCGGCCACCTCCGTGTACTCGGGCTCAACCCACAAACAGAAACCGCGACACTACGACGCCGCATCGGTTCCCAGCTCCAGGAATCGGCACTGCCGGACCGTATCCGGGTCTGGGAAGCACTCGACCTGTTTGCCGCCGTTGTCCCCAACTCGTCGGACTGGCAGTTGCTGATGGAGCAATGGGGGATTAGCGACAAGCGTAAGGCGGCATTCTCCAGCCTTTCCGGCGGCCAGCGGCAACGGTTGCTGGTCGCTCTGGCCCTGGTGAACGACCCCGAGGTAGTATTCCTGGACGAGATGACCACCGGTCTTGACCCGGCAGCGCGGAGAGTAGCCTGGGGGCTTATTCGTGCCATCCGGGAGCGCGGCACAACCATCTTGCTGGTCACTCATTTCATGGATGAGGCGGAGCACCTCTGCGACCGGGTGGCAGTGGTAGACAGGGGGAGAATCGTTGCCCTGGATGCGCCGCAGGGTCTCATCACCACACACGCCAGCGATATCCGCGTCATCTTCACTTCAGACTATCCCGACCTTTCCTGGCTTGAGGAACTCCCTGAGGTACACCGGATAACCCGAAACGGACCTCGAATCGAGGTCGAGGGCAGTGGCCCGGTGCTTGCCAGGGTGGCTGCCGCACTTGTCCAACACGGTATCGTACCGTCCGACCTCCGTACCGAGCAGCCAACATTGGAGAATGTATTCCTGAAACTCACCGGACACAGCGTGCACGAATAAGGACTCTATATGCGAGTACTGTTCAAGCTAACCTGGGTAGAAATCAAGCTCTTCATACGCGAGCCAATAACCATGGTCTTCACGTTTGCCCTACCATTGATATTCCTCTTCGTAATGGGTGGGGTGTTCGGCAATACCCCTGACCCCGAAGGTCTCATCTTCCGGGGAGTCGGACCTATAGACTACTACGTCCCGGCCTACATCGGGCTGATCAGTGCCTCTATCGGCGTGGTAGCACTTCCAGTACATCTTACGGGCTACCGCGAGCGGAGAGTGCTGCGCCGGTTCCGCGCTTCGTCTATTTCCATCTGGGCAGTCTTCGGGTCGCAGGTAGTCGTCAGTCTGGCGATTTCTATCCTGGGCGCTTTGCTGCTAATAGCAGCCGCTCTAGTCGCCTACGACGCCAGCCTGCCGGAATCGCCGGGTCTGGTCGTAGCGGCTTTCGTGCTCAGCGTAC
Protein-coding regions in this window:
- a CDS encoding ABC transporter ATP-binding protein; translation: MTNVIEVEHLRKTYGQTVAVDDVSFQVNEGEIFGLLGPNGAGKTTTVESLQGLRRPDSGHLRVLGLNPQTETATLRRRIGSQLQESALPDRIRVWEALDLFAAVVPNSSDWQLLMEQWGISDKRKAAFSSLSGGQRQRLLVALALVNDPEVVFLDEMTTGLDPAARRVAWGLIRAIRERGTTILLVTHFMDEAEHLCDRVAVVDRGRIVALDAPQGLITTHASDIRVIFTSDYPDLSWLEELPEVHRITRNGPRIEVEGSGPVLARVAAALVQHGIVPSDLRTEQPTLENVFLKLTGHSVHE
- a CDS encoding metal-dependent hydrolase, giving the protein MLPFAHIGITLGTATLLANLVPRRPFSNKVVEVDDGSVTEHRQTATAGVESSAPGVSWFHALRRYADIRFILVGSLLPDIIDKPVGQVFFRETFSNGRIFSHSLLFVLALGVPGIYLYRQYHKTWFTALATGSLMHLVLDSMWQSPRTLLWPLYGFTFPRADITDWLSRVIWASLTTHPAVYVPELVGLTVVVWFAWVLLDRKTIFAFLRHGQIR
- a CDS encoding ABC transporter permease, with protein sequence MRVLFKLTWVEIKLFIREPITMVFTFALPLIFLFVMGGVFGNTPDPEGLIFRGVGPIDYYVPAYIGLISASIGVVALPVHLTGYRERRVLRRFRASSISIWAVFGSQVVVSLAISILGALLLIAAALVAYDASLPESPGLVVAAFVLSVLSFAAVGVFLGAILPTTRAAQGLGLILFFVMMILSGAGPPREVMTEAMHWIADATPLRYVILTLQDPWLGFGWNVHASLVVGGFLVAATLLSARFFRWE